The Catenulispora sp. MAP5-51 nucleotide sequence TGCACTTCCTGGTCGCCTTCCGGCCCGGGCTGATCAGCCCGGTGCTCGCGGCGCAGATGGCGGCGACGTTCCAGCGGCTGTCGGGCGGGCGGCTGCTGCTGAACGTGGTGACCGGCGGGAGCGACGCCGAGCAGCGCGGTTACGGCGATGTGCTGGACCACGACGAGCGGTACAAGCGCGCCGAGGAGTTCTTGGACGTGGTGCGCGAGGCGTGGTCGGGCCGCGCCTTCGACTATCTCGGCGGTTACCACGAGATCCGCGGCGGCCACCTGCGCCAGCCGCCGGACCCGATCCCGCGTATCTACTTCGGCGGTTCCTCGGAGCCGGCACTGGACGTCGCGGCCATCCACGCGGACACCTATCTCACGTGGGGCGAGCCGCCGGCGCAGGTCGCCGAGAAGGTGGAGCAGGTGCGCGAGCGCGCGGCGAAGGCCGGCCGCGAACTCCGCTTCGGCCTGCGCATCCACGTGCTCAGCCGCGACACGTCCGAGCAGGCGTGGAGCGCGGCGGACGCGCTCATCGCAGGCCTCGACGACGCCACGATCGCCGCCGGCCAGCAACGCCTGCGGACGCTGGAGTCCGAGGGCCAGCGGCGCATGCTGGCGCTGCACGGCGGCGACCGCTCGCGGCTGCTGGTGGCACCGAACCTGTGGGCCGGCATCGGGCTGGTGCGCGGCGGTGCCGGGACCGCGCTGGTCGGGAGCCACGAGGAGGTGGCCGAGCGGATCACGGAGTACCGGGACGCGGGGATCGAGGAGTTCGTGCTGTCGGGGTATCCGCATTTGGAGGAGGCTTATACGTTCGCGGAGTGTGTGCGGCCGCTTTTGTGAGGCTGTGGCCGTGCTTGCTGGCGTCAGATCAGGCGCCTGACTCATGTGTGGGTCGGGTGGGCGGGTGGTCGGGGTGGGGTGGGGGTGTTGGTGCGGTTGGGTGGTGGGTTTTAGAGGCTTTTGACGGCTTCGCGCATGGTTGGCGGGATCCGTTGGTGGCGCGGGTCGGTGGGTGGCTCTGGTTTCGCGGGGCGGCGGTGGTGTGGGCAGGTGGTTGGATCTAAGGCCCCAGTCAAGGGCAAGAGCGACAGTCAAGGGCGCCTCCGGCGGCGCCTGCGCGGCGAGCGGCCTCGCTCCGGGGAGTGGGGGCCGCGCTGGCTGCTGCCGGTCGTTGCTTGTGGTCGCCTTCGTCCCGGATTCCCCGCCGCTTCGTCGCCCGGAGGGAACCATCCCGGCCTGGGCGGTGTCAAGCCGGATCGCACGCTGCTGTGGCCTAGTATCAGCGGCTTGACACCGCCCAGTCCGGGCTGGTTGTGCAAGCACCGCCGAAGCGACGGGGAATCCGGGACAACCCCCGCCTGTGGGAAGGGTTCCCGCACCTTACGCACGCACCGCCTGGATGGCGTCCTTTCGAGTGGTGTAACTGATCTTTGGTCAAGTGGTCTTTTTGGCTCGTGGCAGTGCCGTCGGTCCGGTGAAGACGGCGGTGGTTTCGGTGCCGAGCAGTTCGGCCATGGATGCCTCGGACAGGTACCGGCGGTCGGCGACCTGCCATTCGTCGTGGAGTTCGGCGAGTAC carries:
- a CDS encoding LLM class flavin-dependent oxidoreductase — protein: MRFHWFLPTGGDARRLSPAVHGAGIGATPGAQTDPAGTRPASLEYLTQLAQAADSLGYDGVLTPTGAHCEDAWIVTAALIAATRRLHFLVAFRPGLISPVLAAQMAATFQRLSGGRLLLNVVTGGSDAEQRGYGDVLDHDERYKRAEEFLDVVREAWSGRAFDYLGGYHEIRGGHLRQPPDPIPRIYFGGSSEPALDVAAIHADTYLTWGEPPAQVAEKVEQVRERAAKAGRELRFGLRIHVLSRDTSEQAWSAADALIAGLDDATIAAGQQRLRTLESEGQRRMLALHGGDRSRLLVAPNLWAGIGLVRGGAGTALVGSHEEVAERITEYRDAGIEEFVLSGYPHLEEAYTFAECVRPLL